One Deinococcus seoulensis DNA window includes the following coding sequences:
- a CDS encoding DUF305 domain-containing protein codes for MLRRLALPLLVVLAAVLGGLLLLPRLGGPAESSTEVRFVREMIQHHAQAVDMATRVRERSTDPDVRLLALDIMLSQQEQIGQMRGWLTLWKRPWAGAGMSADHARMMGMATQAQVENLSTLKGRAADVSFLQLMTRHHQGALSMVGPALKPGVRPEVQALARQIDLTQTAEVKLMTDMLRERGAQPLPTPASSHGDMDGMQH; via the coding sequence ATGTTGCGTCGCCTCGCCCTTCCACTGCTGGTCGTTCTCGCTGCCGTGCTGGGCGGTCTGCTGCTGCTTCCGCGTCTGGGCGGCCCGGCCGAGAGCAGTACCGAGGTGCGGTTCGTGCGCGAGATGATCCAGCATCACGCGCAGGCCGTGGACATGGCCACCCGCGTCCGTGAGCGCAGCACCGACCCGGACGTGCGCCTGCTGGCGCTGGACATCATGCTCTCGCAGCAGGAGCAGATCGGGCAGATGCGCGGCTGGCTGACCCTCTGGAAGCGCCCGTGGGCGGGGGCAGGCATGAGCGCCGACCACGCCCGCATGATGGGCATGGCCACGCAGGCGCAGGTCGAGAACCTCAGCACCCTGAAAGGCCGCGCCGCCGACGTGAGTTTCCTGCAACTCATGACCCGCCACCACCAGGGCGCCCTGAGCATGGTCGGTCCGGCCTTGAAGCCCGGCGTGCGCCCCGAGGTGCAGGCCCTGGCCCGCCAGATCGACCTGACGCAGACCGCCGAGGTGAAACTCATGACCGACATGCTGCGGGAGCGGGGCGCGCAGCCGCTCCCCACGCCTGCCAGCAGCCACGGCGACATGGACGGTATGCAGCACTGA
- the purH gene encoding bifunctional phosphoribosylaminoimidazolecarboxamide formyltransferase/IMP cyclohydrolase, whose amino-acid sequence MTQQGAGQGGGQGRKRALISVSDKTGVVEFARQLEARGWEILSTGGTYASIVAAGVAARQVSDVTGFPEMLDGRVKTLHPAVHGGILARREPGHLGQLDAHGIGTIDLVCVNLYPFRETVARGAAFDEAIENIDIGGPAMIRSAAKNHAGVLVLVDPADYPVALQDDVSAADRQRLAAKAYRHTSEYDAAITAYLEGSSDELPTALPGTLTLNLSRVAEVRYGENPHQPGAIYRLGGAVGPVIDAQVVAGKPMSFNNYADADAAWALCQELAAQETQAQHGDPVAVCVAVKHANPCGVAVADDAKTAWERARDADTLSVFGGVVALSVPVTLETAQATRGTFLEVLIAPEVTPEAAAWFAEKKPDLRVLVAAAPQDVSVLDVRPLTGGFAVQERDARPWDDLCPEVVTARQPTDQEWHDLRFAWAVVKNARSNAVVLARGGVTVGLGAGAVSRIWAAERAVANAGERAQGAVLTSEAFFPFDDVVRLAASVGVTAILQPGGAKRDPEVIAACNELGISMVFTGSRHFRH is encoded by the coding sequence ATGACGCAGCAGGGTGCAGGTCAGGGCGGCGGGCAGGGCAGGAAACGGGCGCTGATCTCGGTCAGTGACAAGACGGGCGTGGTGGAGTTCGCGCGGCAACTCGAGGCGCGCGGCTGGGAGATCCTGAGTACCGGCGGCACGTACGCCAGTATCGTCGCGGCGGGCGTCGCGGCGCGGCAGGTGAGTGACGTGACGGGCTTCCCGGAAATGCTGGACGGCCGCGTGAAGACGCTGCACCCGGCGGTGCACGGCGGGATTCTGGCGCGGCGCGAACCCGGTCACCTGGGGCAGCTGGACGCGCACGGGATCGGCACCATCGATCTGGTGTGCGTGAACCTGTACCCGTTCCGGGAGACGGTGGCGCGCGGCGCGGCGTTCGACGAGGCCATCGAGAACATCGACATCGGCGGCCCGGCCATGATCCGCTCGGCCGCGAAGAACCACGCGGGCGTGCTGGTCCTCGTGGACCCCGCCGACTACCCGGTGGCGCTTCAGGACGACGTGAGTGCCGCCGACCGGCAGCGGCTGGCCGCCAAGGCGTACCGGCATACCAGCGAGTACGACGCCGCCATCACCGCGTACCTGGAAGGCAGCAGCGACGAGTTGCCCACCGCGCTGCCGGGAACGCTGACCCTGAACCTCAGCCGGGTGGCCGAGGTCCGGTACGGCGAGAACCCGCACCAGCCGGGCGCGATCTACCGTCTGGGCGGCGCGGTCGGGCCGGTCATCGACGCGCAGGTCGTGGCGGGCAAACCCATGAGCTTCAACAACTACGCCGACGCGGACGCCGCGTGGGCACTGTGCCAGGAACTCGCGGCGCAGGAAACGCAGGCGCAGCACGGCGACCCGGTGGCCGTGTGCGTGGCCGTCAAGCACGCCAACCCCTGCGGCGTGGCTGTCGCGGACGACGCGAAGACCGCCTGGGAACGCGCCCGTGACGCCGACACCCTCAGCGTGTTCGGTGGCGTGGTCGCCCTGAGCGTGCCCGTGACGCTGGAAACGGCGCAGGCGACGCGCGGCACGTTCCTGGAGGTCCTGATCGCGCCCGAGGTCACGCCCGAGGCCGCCGCGTGGTTCGCGGAGAAGAAACCGGACCTGCGGGTGCTGGTGGCCGCCGCGCCGCAGGACGTGAGCGTGCTGGACGTGCGCCCCCTGACCGGCGGGTTCGCCGTGCAGGAACGCGACGCCCGCCCCTGGGACGACCTGTGCCCGGAAGTCGTCACGGCCCGGCAGCCCACCGATCAGGAATGGCATGACCTGCGCTTCGCGTGGGCAGTCGTGAAGAACGCCCGCAGCAACGCCGTGGTCCTGGCGCGCGGCGGCGTGACGGTCGGCCTGGGCGCCGGAGCGGTCAGCCGCATCTGGGCGGCCGAGCGGGCCGTGGCGAACGCCGGTGAGCGGGCGCAGGGCGCCGTGCTGACCAGCGAGGCGTTCTTCCCGTTCGACGACGTGGTGCGCCTCGCCGCGAGCGTGGGCGTCACGGCGATCCTGCAACCCGGCGGCGCCAAACGCGACCCCGAAGTGATCGCCGCGTGCAACGAACTGGGCATCAGTATGGTGTTCACGGGCAGCCGCCACTTCCGTCACTGA
- a CDS encoding YdcF family protein, whose amino-acid sequence MTAPDRNEQIRGALGGAAVGAALGVLAAFLGEVRAGTPLLWGLLILGALAGAFRPSRRALHAAAAGVALALAACLLTPTLRAPLAALTLDQPPGRADAIVVLGGGVQCGARTLESASLARLTRGLELWGQNYAPTLTVSEQSGLIGPRDCPKISVLARQVITRQFAQDGPEVLTLSNVTTTRDEAARVRDLARTRGWTTILLVTSPSHSRRAAALFRTYGVNVISVPAPETRFDTTLPLPLDRLWAVRILAYESLSRVKAALGGTPER is encoded by the coding sequence ATGACGGCACCGGACCGCAACGAGCAGATCAGGGGCGCGCTGGGTGGTGCTGCCGTGGGCGCCGCGCTGGGCGTGCTGGCCGCCTTTCTGGGCGAGGTGCGTGCGGGCACGCCCCTGCTGTGGGGCCTGCTGATCCTGGGCGCACTGGCCGGAGCGTTCCGCCCGTCCCGCCGCGCCCTGCACGCCGCCGCCGCTGGCGTGGCACTGGCGCTGGCCGCGTGCCTGCTGACACCCACGCTGCGCGCACCGCTGGCGGCCCTGACGCTGGACCAGCCGCCCGGCCGGGCCGACGCGATCGTGGTGCTGGGCGGCGGCGTGCAGTGCGGGGCACGCACGCTGGAGTCCGCCAGTCTGGCCCGCCTGACGCGCGGCCTGGAGTTGTGGGGGCAGAATTACGCGCCCACCCTGACCGTCTCCGAGCAGTCCGGCCTGATCGGGCCGCGCGACTGCCCGAAAATCAGCGTGCTGGCACGGCAGGTCATCACGCGGCAGTTCGCGCAGGACGGCCCGGAAGTCCTGACCCTGAGCAACGTCACCACCACCCGCGACGAGGCGGCCCGCGTGCGCGACCTGGCCCGCACGCGCGGCTGGACGACCATCCTGCTGGTGACCAGCCCCAGCCACAGCCGCCGCGCCGCCGCGCTGTTCCGCACGTACGGCGTGAACGTGATCAGCGTACCCGCACCCGAAACCCGCTTCGACACCACCCTGCCCCTCCCCCTGGACCGCCTGTGGGCCGTGCGGATCCTGGCCTACGAGAGCCTGTCGCGCGTGAAGGCCGCGCTGGGCGGCACGCCGGAACGCTGA
- a CDS encoding DUF4258 domain-containing protein, producing the protein MQVGTDLLALRAQLARAEKAARRAQATPPPRPAAQAPVKPQREADLDGVSTDDFSLGRAHARLRDAVYDGRYHLCDHAIGHARAEGFLEHDVMNVLLTGRVRAVYTEDRRWLVCGYFEACGVKLPLHVVAEHARDGFVDIVTAFVPKQPHHIISRARLAVMLRYDEQTIRARTAHAGNRVGHRSKGRWKKSA; encoded by the coding sequence GTGCAGGTCGGCACGGACCTGCTGGCCCTGCGTGCCCAGCTGGCCCGCGCCGAGAAGGCCGCCCGCCGCGCCCAGGCCACCCCGCCCCCCAGGCCCGCCGCGCAGGCCCCCGTGAAACCCCAGCGTGAAGCGGACCTGGACGGCGTCAGCACCGACGACTTCAGCCTGGGCCGCGCGCACGCCCGCCTGCGCGACGCCGTGTACGACGGCCGTTACCACCTGTGCGACCACGCCATCGGGCACGCCCGCGCCGAGGGGTTCCTGGAACACGACGTCATGAACGTCCTGCTGACCGGCCGGGTCCGGGCCGTGTACACCGAGGACCGCCGCTGGCTGGTCTGCGGGTACTTCGAGGCGTGCGGCGTGAAACTCCCGCTGCACGTGGTCGCCGAACACGCCCGCGACGGATTCGTGGACATCGTGACGGCGTTCGTGCCCAAGCAACCGCACCACATCATCAGCCGCGCCCGGCTGGCCGTGATGCTCCGCTACGACGAGCAGACCATCCGCGCCCGCACCGCGCACGCCGGGAACCGCGTCGGGCACCGCAGCAAGGGCCGCTGGAAGAAAAGCGCCTGA
- a CDS encoding GNAT family N-acetyltransferase, which translates to MIRPMLLTDVPDVLALLNWMDDAPEREVFSPDARDPRELQLECEDSTCLVDADEDGVNAYCALSPFRDGLVLEGPVSDGGHLPALLRRALEHADGLPVYAFSARDNTPVRAALEAAGFAAMHTTDFYSGPPSLLTAQACAPAGTRISRRLPFTDYRALYRSSEDAWAGRLNWTPEQFEAHFAQDDVRLVALMRGDAALGFAELEFCPEDARADVTYVAVHPAERGQGLGLKLLALAAAEAETHPEIRTLRVRAHDHMKPARALYTRAGLKHCRSVVTYMKDGDEDV; encoded by the coding sequence ATGATCCGCCCCATGCTGCTGACCGACGTGCCCGACGTGCTCGCCCTGCTCAACTGGATGGATGACGCCCCGGAACGAGAGGTGTTCTCCCCCGACGCCCGCGACCCCCGCGAACTGCAACTGGAGTGCGAGGACAGCACCTGCCTCGTGGACGCCGACGAGGACGGCGTGAACGCCTACTGCGCCCTGTCGCCCTTCCGGGACGGACTGGTCCTCGAGGGGCCGGTCAGTGACGGGGGGCACCTCCCGGCCCTGCTGCGCCGCGCGCTGGAACACGCCGACGGGCTGCCCGTGTACGCCTTCAGCGCCCGCGACAACACTCCGGTCCGCGCGGCGCTGGAAGCAGCGGGATTCGCGGCCATGCACACCACCGACTTCTACAGCGGACCGCCGTCCCTGCTGACCGCGCAGGCCTGCGCTCCGGCAGGCACGCGCATCTCACGCCGACTGCCGTTCACGGACTACCGGGCGCTGTACCGCAGCAGCGAGGACGCCTGGGCCGGACGCCTGAACTGGACGCCCGAGCAGTTCGAGGCGCATTTCGCGCAGGACGACGTGCGCCTCGTGGCCCTGATGCGCGGCGACGCGGCGCTGGGCTTCGCGGAACTGGAATTCTGCCCCGAGGACGCCCGCGCGGACGTGACGTACGTGGCCGTGCATCCCGCAGAGCGCGGGCAGGGACTGGGCCTGAAACTGCTGGCCCTGGCCGCCGCCGAGGCCGAAACCCACCCGGAAATCCGCACGCTGCGCGTCCGCGCGCACGACCACATGAAACCCGCCCGCGCGCTGTACACCCGCGCCGGACTGAAACACTGCCGCAGCGTCGTGACGTACATGAAAGACGGCGACGAGGACGTGTAG
- a CDS encoding ABC transporter substrate-binding protein, whose product MPILTTSRPVWRAAALLLPLLGASLGTAQARTLAEAKASGTLNAATSGDFRPFNFLDASGRPDGFEVELIGAVAAQMGLKVNWQVRPFDGLLEDVNSDRYGIDVVAASHAITSTRLKTVEFSNPHYCTGGVILARQGGPQTSRALSGRTMAAEEGSTYLGFLKKLPFGKSISVLPTGKDVVRAVALGRADAAVTDRFVALEALTLYPKANLIVSDMLWKETVGLAVARENGAMRQALNVALKAVIDDGTYARLSQKYFGQNVRC is encoded by the coding sequence ATGCCCATCCTGACCACCTCGCGCCCCGTGTGGCGCGCCGCCGCCCTGCTCCTGCCACTGCTGGGCGCGTCCCTCGGAACGGCCCAGGCACGCACGCTGGCCGAAGCGAAAGCCAGCGGCACCCTGAACGCCGCGACCAGCGGTGACTTCCGGCCCTTCAACTTCCTGGATGCCAGCGGCCGACCCGACGGGTTCGAGGTCGAACTGATTGGCGCGGTGGCCGCGCAGATGGGCCTGAAGGTCAACTGGCAGGTCCGGCCCTTCGACGGCCTGCTGGAAGACGTGAACAGCGACCGGTACGGCATCGACGTGGTGGCCGCCTCGCACGCCATCACCAGCACCCGCCTGAAGACCGTGGAGTTCAGCAACCCGCACTACTGCACGGGCGGCGTGATCCTGGCCCGTCAGGGCGGCCCGCAGACCAGCCGGGCGCTGTCCGGCCGCACGATGGCCGCCGAGGAAGGCAGCACGTACCTGGGCTTCCTGAAGAAACTGCCGTTCGGTAAGTCCATCTCGGTCCTGCCGACCGGGAAGGACGTGGTGCGCGCCGTGGCCCTCGGCCGCGCCGACGCCGCCGTCACCGACCGGTTCGTGGCCCTGGAGGCCCTGACGCTGTACCCGAAAGCGAACCTGATCGTCAGCGACATGCTCTGGAAGGAAACGGTCGGTCTGGCCGTCGCCAGGGAGAACGGCGCCATGCGTCAGGCGCTGAACGTCGCCCTGAAAGCCGTCATCGACGACGGCACGTACGCCCGCCTGAGCCAGAAGTACTTCGGTCAGAACGTCCGCTGCTGA